The following DNA comes from Cellulomonas soli.
TCCTGGCGTCGTTGACCGGCACGCTTCCGGACGGAATCCCGGTGGTGGTGACCACCTCCCTCGGCGAGCAGATCGACGCGGGCGTCGTCGGTCGGGACTGAGCCCGGCCGTCAGGCGAACAGCGGCTCCTTCTGCAGCTGGTACTGCGCCTGACCGAACCCCAGGACGAGATAGCCGATGGGGGTCAGGAACAGCAGGAGGAGCGTCATGCCCACCCCTCGACCGAATGCCTTGGACAGGTCGCTGAGGACGATCACGAGGACCACGACATTGACGATCGGAATCAGCAGCATCAGAAACCACCACAGCGGCCGCTTCACGATCTTCAGCAGCCCGAAGGTATTGAGTACCGGGACGATCGCGACCCAGCCGGACTCTCCGGCCTTCACGTAGAGCTTCCATCCGGCAATCAGGATGAGGACAGCCCAGACGAGCATCACCACCAGCCAGACGACGGCACCACCACCGTCAACCGTCGCATCGGTCGTCGTTATCTCCATGAGGTTCACGATCACTCCAGAATGGGTCGGGCTCCACCTGCGGACACGCGGAGCCTAACGACGGTCATGGTCACCCGCGACCGGGGCGAGGCCTCGGATTCGACCGATTGACAAGGCCTCTCTGCCGTCGATGTCACCGCGTTCACCGCGGCGAAACACCGTGCGGCTACCGTCGCGGCGGGAGAGTCGACCATGCAGAACTCGTCCGTCGTCCGGACCGTCCCCGGGACCTCGCGATCCCGGGGCTTCACGCTCGTCGCGCTCGCCGGGGTCGTGTGGGGAACCGGGGGGCTCGCCGGGGCCCTAGTCGCGCGGACCACCGACCTGTCCTGGCCGGCCATCGCCTCGCTGCGGCTGCTCGGCGGCGGTCTGGTGATGCTCGCCGTGGCTGCCGCGACGGGCGCGCTGCGGACGCTGCCGTGGAACCGCGCCGTCGCCGCGCGGGTTGCGGCCACCGGGGTGCTCGCTGGGATCTACCAGGGTGCCTACTTCGTGGCGGTCGACCTGGCCGGCGTCGCCTTGTCGACCGTGGTGGCACTCGGCAGCGCACCGGTCGTCGTGGCCGTGGTGACCGCGTGCGCCACCCGGCGGATGCCCCCGCGCGCGACCCTGCTCGCGCTCGTGTGCGCGCTCGTCGGGCTCGCGCTCCTGACCGGGACGCCGACCGGGGGCGACGGACGCGCCGCCGCGCTGGGCGCCGGGCTCGCACTCGTCTCGGGAGCCTCGTTCGCGGCGACCACCCTGCTCAACCGGACGCTGGTGCGCGGGCTGCCGCCGGCCGCACTGATCGGCTCCTCGTTCACGCTCGCCGGGCTGCTGCTCGTGCCACCGGCGCTCGTGGCCGGTTTC
Coding sequences within:
- a CDS encoding DMT family transporter translates to MQNSSVVRTVPGTSRSRGFTLVALAGVVWGTGGLAGALVARTTDLSWPAIASLRLLGGGLVMLAVAAATGALRTLPWNRAVAARVAATGVLAGIYQGAYFVAVDLAGVALSTVVALGSAPVVVAVVTACATRRMPPRATLLALVCALVGLALLTGTPTGGDGRAAALGAGLALVSGASFAATTLLNRTLVRGLPPAALIGSSFTLAGLLLVPPALVAGFALAGTGAAAGGWLVYLAALPTACAYLAYYSGLPLVPATTAAVLALLEPVTATVLSVLVLDERVSLAGLVGMALLLAAVVLLRPAHQTAGANPGAGALSSDDSGRVAPTPP
- a CDS encoding DUF5684 domain-containing protein gives rise to the protein MEITTTDATVDGGGAVVWLVVMLVWAVLILIAGWKLYVKAGESGWVAIVPVLNTFGLLKIVKRPLWWFLMLLIPIVNVVVLVIVLSDLSKAFGRGVGMTLLLLFLTPIGYLVLGFGQAQYQLQKEPLFA